In Serratia marcescens subsp. marcescens ATCC 13880, a single genomic region encodes these proteins:
- the queE gene encoding 7-carboxy-7-deazaguanine synthase QueE — protein MQYPINEMFQTLQGEGFFTGVPAIFIRLQGCPVGCSWCDTKHTWEKEAHREVDLQRILVKTEESDAWGNASAEQLLAVMRQQGYTARHVVITGGEPCIYDLAPLTELFEQHGYRCQIETSGTHEIRCSANTWVTVSPKVNMRGGMKVLDQALRRADEVKHPVARERDIEALDALLATLQDDKARIIALQPISQKEEATRLCIETCIARNWRLSMQTHKYLNIA, from the coding sequence ATGCAGTACCCGATCAACGAGATGTTCCAAACCTTGCAGGGCGAAGGCTTTTTCACCGGCGTGCCGGCCATTTTCATCCGCCTGCAGGGCTGCCCGGTAGGGTGCAGCTGGTGCGACACCAAACATACCTGGGAAAAGGAAGCCCATCGGGAAGTAGACCTGCAACGGATCCTGGTCAAAACAGAAGAGAGCGACGCCTGGGGCAATGCCAGCGCCGAGCAGCTGTTGGCGGTGATGCGCCAACAAGGCTACACCGCGCGCCATGTGGTGATCACCGGCGGCGAACCCTGCATTTACGATCTGGCGCCGCTGACCGAGCTGTTCGAACAGCACGGCTACCGTTGCCAGATTGAAACCAGCGGCACCCACGAAATTCGCTGCTCCGCCAACACCTGGGTGACGGTTTCGCCCAAGGTGAATATGCGCGGCGGCATGAAGGTGTTGGATCAGGCGCTGCGGCGCGCCGACGAGGTGAAGCATCCGGTGGCGCGCGAGCGCGACATCGAGGCGCTGGATGCGCTGCTGGCGACGTTGCAGGATGACAAGGCGCGCATTATCGCGCTGCAGCCGATCAGCCAGAAAGAAGAGGCGACCCGTCTGTGTATTGAAACCTGTATCGCGCGCAATTGGCGGCTGTCGATGCAGACCCACAAGTATCTGAACATCGCCTAA
- the queD gene encoding 6-carboxytetrahydropterin synthase QueD, with amino-acid sequence MATTLFKDFQFEAAHRLPHVPEGHKCGRLHGHSFMVRLEVTGEVDPHTGWVMDFAELKAVFSPIWERLDHHYLNDIPGLENPTSEVLAAWIWQQLKPQLPELTAVMVKETCTAGCVYKG; translated from the coding sequence ATGGCAACCACGCTGTTTAAAGATTTTCAGTTTGAAGCCGCACACCGCTTGCCGCACGTGCCGGAGGGCCATAAATGCGGCCGTCTGCATGGGCATTCGTTTATGGTGCGTCTGGAAGTGACCGGTGAAGTGGATCCCCACACCGGTTGGGTGATGGATTTCGCCGAGCTCAAGGCTGTGTTTTCCCCGATCTGGGAACGGCTGGATCACCATTATCTGAACGATATTCCAGGATTGGAAAATCCCACCAGCGAAGTGCTCGCCGCCTGGATTTGGCAGCAGCTCAAGCCCCAGCTGCCGGAATTGACGGCGGTGATGGTGAAAGAGACCTGTACTGCGGGATGCGTATATAAAGGTTAA
- the cysJ gene encoding NADPH-dependent assimilatory sulfite reductase flavoprotein subunit, producing MTTQAPPTSLLPLTPEQLARLQATIGDYSPTQLAWLSGYFWGMVNQQPGAVAIAPVAPAAAAGITIISASQTGNARRLAEQLRDDLLAANLSATLINAGDYKFKQIAQERLLVIVASTQGEGEPAEEAVALHKFLFSKKAPKLNDTAFAVFGLGDTSYENFCQSGKDFDGKLAELGAERLVERVDADVEYQELAAAWRKQVVSVLKARAPAESAAPGVLASGAVDLIDSSPYSKEQPLTAQLAVKQKITGRASDKDVRHIEIDLGDSGLRYQPGDALGVWFDNDPALVDELVQLLWLKGDEPVEVEGQTLPLAQALRSHFELTQNTTPIVDKYAALSRDETLIGLLADKAALQHYAHNTPIVDMVRQAPADLSAEQLIGLLRPLTPRLYSIASSQAENESEVHITVGVVRYDIDGRARSGGASGFLADRLEEDGDVRVFIEHNDNFRLPANPETPVIMIGPGTGIAPFRAFMQQRDADGAGGKNWLFFGNPHFTEDFLYQVEWQRYVKDGLLTRIDLAWSRDQQHKIYVQDKLREQGAEVWRWIQEGAHIYVCGDANRMAKDVENTLLELVAEHGGMDTEQADEFLSELRLERRYQRDVY from the coding sequence ATGACGACTCAGGCTCCTCCAACATCTTTGCTCCCGCTGACGCCCGAACAGCTGGCGCGCCTGCAGGCGACGATCGGCGACTATTCGCCGACGCAGCTGGCGTGGCTGTCCGGTTATTTTTGGGGCATGGTCAATCAACAGCCCGGAGCCGTGGCCATTGCGCCTGTTGCCCCTGCGGCTGCCGCCGGCATCACCATCATTTCCGCTTCGCAGACCGGCAATGCGCGCCGCCTGGCGGAGCAGCTGCGCGACGATCTGCTGGCCGCCAATCTGAGCGCCACGCTGATCAACGCCGGCGACTACAAGTTCAAGCAGATAGCTCAAGAGCGCCTGCTGGTGATCGTCGCTTCCACGCAAGGGGAAGGCGAGCCGGCGGAAGAAGCGGTGGCGCTGCATAAATTCCTGTTTTCGAAGAAGGCGCCGAAGCTCAATGACACCGCGTTTGCGGTGTTCGGGCTGGGCGACACCTCTTATGAGAATTTCTGCCAGTCAGGTAAAGATTTCGACGGCAAGCTGGCCGAGCTGGGTGCCGAGCGCCTGGTGGAGCGCGTGGATGCCGACGTGGAGTACCAAGAGCTGGCCGCCGCCTGGCGCAAACAGGTGGTGTCGGTGCTGAAGGCGCGCGCGCCGGCGGAAAGCGCCGCGCCGGGCGTGTTGGCCAGCGGCGCGGTTGACCTGATCGACAGCAGTCCGTACAGCAAGGAACAACCGCTCACCGCCCAACTGGCGGTCAAGCAGAAAATTACCGGCCGCGCGTCGGATAAAGACGTGCGCCATATCGAGATCGATCTGGGCGACTCCGGCCTGCGCTATCAGCCGGGCGATGCGCTCGGCGTATGGTTCGACAACGATCCGGCGCTGGTGGACGAACTGGTGCAGCTGTTGTGGCTGAAAGGCGACGAGCCGGTTGAGGTGGAAGGGCAGACCCTGCCGCTGGCGCAGGCGCTGCGCAGCCATTTCGAGCTGACGCAGAACACCACGCCGATCGTCGATAAATACGCCGCGCTGTCGCGCGACGAAACGCTGATCGGCCTGCTGGCGGATAAAGCCGCGCTGCAGCATTACGCGCACAACACGCCGATCGTCGACATGGTGCGCCAGGCGCCGGCGGATCTGAGCGCCGAACAGCTGATCGGCCTGCTGCGTCCGCTGACGCCGCGCCTGTACTCCATCGCCTCTTCGCAGGCGGAGAACGAAAGCGAAGTGCACATCACCGTGGGCGTGGTGCGTTACGACATCGACGGGCGCGCCCGCAGCGGCGGCGCCTCCGGCTTCCTGGCGGATCGCCTGGAGGAGGACGGCGACGTGCGGGTGTTTATCGAGCACAACGACAACTTCCGTCTGCCGGCCAACCCGGAAACGCCGGTGATCATGATCGGCCCGGGCACCGGCATCGCGCCGTTCCGCGCCTTTATGCAGCAGCGCGACGCGGACGGCGCCGGCGGCAAAAACTGGCTGTTCTTCGGCAACCCGCACTTTACCGAAGATTTCCTGTATCAGGTCGAATGGCAGCGCTACGTGAAAGACGGCCTGCTGACCCGCATCGATCTGGCTTGGTCCCGCGACCAGCAACATAAAATATACGTACAAGACAAACTGCGCGAACAGGGCGCGGAAGTGTGGCGCTGGATTCAGGAAGGCGCGCACATTTACGTCTGCGGCGATGCCAATCGCATGGCGAAAGACGTGGAAAACACATTACTGGAACTGGTGGCCGAGCACGGTGGCATGGATACCGAGCAGGCGGATGAATTTTTAAGTGAGCTGCGCCTTGAGCGCCGTTATCAGCGAGATGTTTACTGA
- the cysI gene encoding assimilatory sulfite reductase (NADPH) hemoprotein subunit, whose protein sequence is MSDKHPGPLVVEGKLADAERMKKESNFLRGTIAEDLNDGLTGGFNGDNFLLIRFHGMYQQDDRDIRAERAEQKLEPRHAMMLRCRLPGGIISPQQWLGIDKFAQESTLYGSIRITNRQTFQFHGILKGNVKPVHQLLNRLGLDALATANDVNRNVLCTSNPVESELHQEAYEWAKKISEHLLPRTRAYAEVWLDQEKVATTDEEPILGPTYLPRKFKTTVVIPPQNDVDLHANDMNFVAIAENGKLVGFNLLVGGGLSIEHGNKKTYARQASEFGYIPLEHTLAVAEAVVTTQRDWGNRTDRKNAKTKYTLERVGVDVFRAEVEKRAGITFAPIRPYEFTGRGDRIGWVKGIDDQWHLTLFIENGRLLDYPGRPLKTGMAEIAKIHKGDFRLTANQNVIIAGVPESEKAKIEALARDHGLIDDEISEQRKNSMACVSFPTCPLAMAEAERFLPQFVTKVEGIMHRHGVGDEHIVLRITGCPNGCGRALLAELGLVGKAVGRYNLHLGGNREGTRIPRMYRENINEDEILSEIDLLVGRWAKERNAGEGFGDFTVRAGIVKPVLDPARDFWE, encoded by the coding sequence ATGAGTGATAAACACCCCGGGCCTTTGGTAGTCGAAGGCAAACTGGCCGATGCGGAGCGCATGAAGAAGGAAAGCAACTTCCTGCGCGGCACCATCGCCGAAGATTTGAACGACGGCCTGACCGGCGGCTTCAACGGCGACAACTTCCTGCTGATCCGTTTTCACGGCATGTACCAGCAAGATGACCGCGACATTCGCGCCGAACGCGCCGAGCAGAAGCTGGAGCCGCGCCACGCCATGATGCTGCGCTGTCGCCTGCCGGGCGGCATCATCAGCCCGCAGCAGTGGCTGGGCATCGACAAGTTCGCGCAGGAGAGCACGCTGTACGGCAGCATTCGCATCACCAACCGCCAAACGTTCCAGTTTCACGGCATTCTGAAAGGCAACGTCAAACCGGTGCACCAGCTGCTGAACCGCTTGGGGCTGGACGCGCTGGCGACCGCCAACGACGTGAACCGCAACGTGCTGTGCACCTCCAACCCGGTGGAGTCCGAGCTGCATCAGGAAGCCTACGAGTGGGCGAAGAAGATCTCCGAACACCTGCTGCCGCGCACCCGCGCCTACGCAGAGGTGTGGCTGGATCAGGAGAAGGTGGCCACTACCGACGAAGAGCCGATTCTGGGGCCGACCTACCTGCCGCGCAAATTCAAAACCACGGTGGTGATCCCGCCGCAGAACGACGTCGATCTGCACGCCAACGACATGAACTTCGTGGCGATCGCCGAAAACGGCAAGCTGGTGGGCTTTAACCTGCTGGTGGGCGGCGGGCTGTCCATTGAGCACGGCAACAAGAAAACCTACGCGCGTCAGGCCAGCGAGTTCGGCTACATTCCGCTCGAACATACGCTGGCGGTGGCGGAAGCGGTGGTGACCACGCAGCGCGACTGGGGCAACCGCACCGATCGCAAGAACGCCAAAACCAAATACACGCTGGAGCGCGTCGGGGTGGACGTTTTCCGCGCCGAAGTGGAAAAGCGCGCCGGCATCACTTTTGCGCCGATTCGGCCGTATGAATTCACCGGCCGCGGCGATCGCATCGGTTGGGTGAAGGGCATCGACGATCAGTGGCACCTGACGCTGTTTATTGAGAACGGCCGCCTGCTGGACTATCCGGGGCGCCCGCTGAAGACCGGCATGGCGGAGATCGCCAAGATCCATAAAGGCGACTTCCGCCTGACGGCGAACCAAAACGTGATCATCGCCGGCGTGCCGGAAAGCGAAAAGGCGAAGATTGAAGCCTTGGCGCGCGATCATGGCCTGATCGACGACGAGATCAGCGAGCAACGCAAAAACTCGATGGCCTGCGTGTCGTTCCCGACCTGCCCGCTGGCGATGGCGGAGGCCGAGCGTTTCCTGCCGCAGTTTGTCACCAAGGTGGAAGGGATCATGCATCGGCACGGGGTGGGTGACGAGCATATCGTGCTGCGCATCACCGGCTGCCCGAACGGCTGTGGCCGCGCGCTACTGGCGGAGCTGGGGCTGGTGGGCAAGGCGGTCGGCCGCTATAACCTGCATTTGGGCGGCAACCGCGAAGGCACACGCATTCCGCGCATGTACCGCGAGAACATCAACGAAGATGAGATCCTGAGCGAGATCGATCTGCTGGTGGGGCGCTGGGCGAAGGAGCGCAACGCCGGCGAAGGTTTCGGCGACTTCACCGTTCGCGCGGGCATCGTCAAACCGGTGCTGGATCCGGCGCGAGATTTTTGGGAGTGA
- a CDS encoding phosphoadenylyl-sulfate reductase has protein sequence MAEFDLAALNALPKSGQALALAVVNGQLETLSAEQRVAWALEHLPGEFVLSSSFGIQAAVCLHLVTRIRPDIPVILTDTGYLFPETYRFIDQLTDQLKLNLQVFRAEQSPAWQEARYGKLWEQGVEGIEKYNQINKVEPMNRALETLGAQSWFAGLRREQSGSRANLPVLAVQRGVFKILPIIDWDNRKIYQYLTEHGLSYHPLWEQGYLSVGDTHTTQKWEPGMSEEETRFFGLKRECGLHEG, from the coding sequence ATGGCTGAATTCGATCTGGCGGCGCTGAACGCGTTGCCCAAATCCGGGCAGGCGCTGGCATTAGCGGTGGTCAATGGCCAACTGGAGACCCTCAGCGCCGAACAGCGCGTTGCATGGGCGCTGGAGCATCTGCCCGGCGAATTCGTACTCTCGTCCAGTTTCGGCATTCAGGCGGCGGTATGCCTGCACCTGGTGACGCGTATCCGGCCGGATATCCCGGTGATCCTGACCGACACCGGTTATCTGTTCCCGGAAACCTATCGCTTTATCGATCAACTGACCGACCAACTGAAGCTGAATCTGCAGGTGTTCCGCGCGGAGCAGTCTCCCGCCTGGCAAGAGGCGCGCTATGGCAAGCTGTGGGAGCAGGGCGTGGAAGGGATTGAAAAATACAACCAGATCAACAAGGTCGAGCCGATGAACCGCGCGCTGGAAACGCTGGGTGCGCAGAGCTGGTTCGCCGGCCTGCGGCGCGAGCAGTCCGGCAGCCGCGCCAATCTGCCGGTACTGGCGGTGCAGCGTGGGGTGTTCAAGATCCTGCCGATCATCGACTGGGACAACCGCAAGATTTACCAGTATCTGACCGAACACGGGCTGAGTTATCACCCGCTGTGGGAGCAGGGTTACCTGTCGGTCGGCGATACCCACACCACCCAGAAGTGGGAGCCGGGCATGAGCGAGGAAGAGACGCGTTTCTTCGGCCTGAAGCGCGAGTGCGGCCTGCACGAAGGCTAA
- a CDS encoding aminopeptidase: MFSRFYLKTSLLALALGGVFSVCAAQPVKDAPMGRFAAEQTRHIATYFPGRMAGSPAELLTADYLKQQFSKMGYQSDIRSVNTRYLYTSKDGKKNWNNVTASSVIAARNGDSPKQIVVIAHFDTYTPQSDEDLDNNLGGLTLQGVDDNASGIGVMLELAERLKNIPTAYGLRFVATSAEEIGSLGAQNYLQRMSAEEKSNTVLVINLDSLITGDRLYFNAGRNTPPQMAKRSRDRALDIAHRYGIAAATNPGSAQHPKGTGCCSDQEVFDAAGIPVLSVEATNWSLGDKDGYQQRAVSPHFPQGVTWHRPQYDNLQYLDRYLPGRIDKRSRDSVQILLPLIKELAQAHPPKPQKKK, translated from the coding sequence ATGTTTTCCCGTTTTTACCTGAAGACCAGCCTGCTGGCCCTCGCACTCGGCGGCGTCTTCAGCGTTTGTGCCGCACAGCCCGTAAAAGACGCGCCAATGGGCCGTTTCGCCGCCGAACAGACCCGCCACATCGCCACTTACTTCCCCGGCCGCATGGCGGGCAGCCCGGCAGAATTGCTCACCGCCGACTATCTGAAGCAGCAATTCAGCAAGATGGGTTACCAAAGCGACATTCGCAGCGTCAATACGCGCTATCTCTACACCAGCAAAGACGGCAAGAAGAACTGGAACAACGTCACCGCCAGCTCGGTGATCGCCGCCCGCAACGGCGACAGCCCAAAACAGATCGTGGTCATCGCCCACTTCGACACCTATACGCCGCAGAGCGATGAGGATCTGGATAACAACCTCGGCGGCCTGACGCTGCAGGGCGTCGACGACAACGCCTCCGGCATCGGCGTGATGCTGGAACTGGCGGAACGCTTGAAGAACATTCCCACCGCCTACGGCCTGCGCTTCGTCGCCACCAGCGCCGAAGAGATCGGTTCACTGGGGGCGCAGAACTACCTGCAACGCATGAGCGCGGAAGAGAAAAGCAACACCGTGCTGGTGATCAACCTCGACAGCCTGATCACCGGCGATCGTCTGTATTTCAACGCCGGTCGCAACACGCCGCCGCAAATGGCGAAGCGTTCCCGCGATCGCGCGCTGGATATCGCCCATCGCTACGGCATCGCCGCCGCCACCAATCCGGGCAGCGCACAGCATCCGAAAGGCACCGGCTGCTGCTCCGATCAAGAGGTGTTCGACGCCGCTGGCATCCCGGTGCTGTCGGTGGAGGCCACCAACTGGTCGCTGGGCGACAAAGATGGCTACCAACAGCGCGCCGTCAGCCCGCACTTCCCGCAGGGCGTCACCTGGCACCGTCCGCAGTATGACAATCTGCAGTATCTGGATCGCTACCTGCCGGGGCGGATCGACAAACGCAGCCGCGACAGCGTGCAGATCCTGCTGCCGCTGATCAAAGAGCTGGCGCAGGCGCACCCGCCGAAACCACAGAAGAAAAAGTAG
- the cysG gene encoding siroheme synthase CysG, with amino-acid sequence MDYLPIFADLKQRPVLVVGGGDVAARKVDLLQRAGAEIRIVAQSLSPELEQQRQQGQVLWLGKSFDPQQLDDVFMAIAATDDNALNAAVFAEADKRRVLANVVDDQPRCSFIFPSIIDRSPLVVAVSSSGQAPVLARLLREKLEALLPASLGQMAQVAGRWRGQVKRRLASIGERRRFWEKTFGGRFATLVANGQTAQAERQLEQDLHRFAAGDEGAQGEIALVGAGPGDVGLLTLRGLQVMQQADVVLYDHLVSGEILDLVRRDAERICVGKRAGAHSVIQEETNRLLVELAQQGKRVVRLKGGDPFIFGRGGEELQVAAAAGIPFQVVPGVTAAAGATAYAGIPLTHRDHAQSVTFITGHCRPDGDGLDWADLARARQTLAIYMGTMKAADISQRLIAHGRDAATPVAVISRGTRADQQVQIGTLEHLEYLAQRAPLPALLVIGEVVELHHQIAWFGHQSQTEGAARPAVVNLA; translated from the coding sequence GTGGACTATCTACCAATATTCGCCGACCTGAAACAACGCCCGGTACTGGTCGTTGGCGGTGGTGACGTGGCTGCGCGCAAAGTCGATCTGCTTCAGCGCGCCGGGGCTGAAATACGGATAGTTGCGCAGTCGCTCTCACCGGAACTGGAACAACAACGTCAGCAAGGGCAGGTGCTCTGGCTGGGGAAAAGCTTTGATCCGCAGCAGTTGGACGACGTGTTTATGGCGATCGCCGCCACGGACGACAACGCGCTGAACGCCGCGGTGTTCGCCGAGGCGGATAAACGCCGGGTGTTGGCCAACGTGGTGGACGATCAGCCGCGCTGCTCATTCATTTTCCCGTCGATCATCGATCGCTCGCCGCTGGTGGTGGCGGTGTCGTCCAGCGGCCAGGCGCCGGTGCTGGCGCGACTGCTGCGCGAAAAGCTGGAGGCGTTGCTGCCCGCCAGTTTGGGGCAGATGGCGCAGGTGGCGGGCCGTTGGCGCGGCCAGGTCAAACGGCGGTTGGCTTCGATCGGCGAACGTCGCCGTTTCTGGGAGAAAACCTTCGGCGGCCGTTTCGCCACGCTGGTGGCCAACGGCCAGACGGCGCAGGCGGAACGGCAGCTGGAGCAGGATTTACACCGCTTCGCCGCAGGCGATGAAGGCGCACAGGGCGAGATCGCCCTGGTGGGCGCCGGGCCGGGCGACGTGGGGCTGTTGACCCTGCGCGGGCTGCAGGTGATGCAGCAGGCGGACGTGGTGCTGTATGACCATCTGGTCAGCGGCGAGATCCTCGATCTGGTGCGCCGCGACGCCGAACGCATCTGCGTGGGCAAGCGCGCCGGCGCGCACTCGGTGATCCAGGAAGAGACCAACCGGCTGCTGGTGGAGCTGGCGCAGCAGGGCAAACGCGTGGTGCGCCTCAAGGGCGGCGATCCGTTCATCTTTGGCCGCGGCGGCGAAGAGCTGCAGGTGGCCGCCGCCGCCGGCATTCCGTTCCAGGTGGTGCCGGGCGTCACGGCCGCCGCGGGGGCGACCGCCTACGCCGGCATTCCGCTGACGCATCGCGATCACGCGCAGAGCGTGACCTTTATCACCGGCCACTGCCGCCCGGACGGCGATGGTCTGGACTGGGCCGATCTGGCCCGGGCGCGGCAGACGCTGGCTATCTACATGGGCACCATGAAGGCGGCGGACATCAGCCAACGTCTGATCGCCCACGGTCGCGACGCCGCGACGCCGGTAGCGGTGATCAGCCGCGGCACGCGCGCCGATCAGCAGGTGCAGATCGGCACGCTGGAACACCTGGAATACCTGGCCCAACGGGCGCCGCTGCCGGCGCTGCTGGTGATTGGCGAAGTGGTGGAACTACACCATCAAATCGCCTGGTTCGGGCATCAATCGCAGACGGAAGGGGCCGCGCGCCCGGCCGTCGTGAATTTGGCATAG
- the cysD gene encoding sulfate adenylyltransferase subunit CysD: MDEKRLTHLRQLEAESIHIIREVAAEFANPVMLYSIGKDSSVMLHLARKAFFPGTLPFPLLHVDTGWKFREMYEFRDRTAKEYGFELLVHKNPEGVAMGINPFVHGSAKHTDIMKTEGLKQALNKYGFDAAFGGARRDEEKSRAKERIYSFRDRFHRWDPKNQRPELWHNYNGQINKGESIRVFPLSNWTELDIWQYIFLEKIDIVPLYLAKPRPVVERDGMLMMVDDDRIDLQPGEVISQRMVRFRTLGCWPLTGAVDSQAQTLPEIIEEMLVSTTSERQGRMIDRDQSGSMELKKRQGYF, from the coding sequence ATGGACGAAAAACGACTCACTCATTTGCGGCAATTGGAGGCGGAGAGTATCCATATCATCCGTGAAGTCGCCGCTGAATTCGCCAACCCGGTGATGCTGTATTCCATCGGCAAAGACTCTTCCGTGATGCTGCATTTGGCGCGCAAGGCGTTCTTCCCCGGCACGCTGCCGTTCCCGCTGCTGCATGTCGATACTGGCTGGAAGTTCCGCGAAATGTACGAATTCCGCGATCGCACCGCGAAGGAGTACGGCTTCGAGCTGCTGGTGCATAAAAACCCGGAAGGGGTGGCGATGGGCATCAACCCGTTCGTGCACGGCAGCGCCAAGCATACCGACATCATGAAAACCGAGGGCCTGAAGCAGGCGTTGAACAAGTACGGTTTCGACGCTGCCTTCGGCGGTGCGCGGCGCGACGAGGAGAAATCGCGCGCCAAAGAGCGCATCTATTCGTTCCGCGATCGCTTCCACCGCTGGGATCCGAAAAACCAGCGGCCGGAGCTGTGGCACAACTACAACGGCCAGATCAACAAAGGGGAGAGCATCCGCGTGTTCCCGCTGTCGAACTGGACCGAGCTGGATATCTGGCAGTACATCTTCCTGGAAAAGATCGACATCGTGCCGCTGTACCTGGCGAAACCTCGCCCGGTGGTGGAGCGCGACGGCATGCTGATGATGGTGGACGACGATCGCATCGATCTGCAGCCGGGTGAAGTGATCAGCCAGCGCATGGTGCGTTTCCGCACCCTGGGGTGCTGGCCGCTGACCGGCGCGGTGGATTCGCAGGCGCAAACCCTGCCGGAGATCATCGAAGAGATGCTGGTCTCCACCACCAGCGAACGCCAGGGGCGGATGATCGATCGCGATCAGTCCGGCTCGATGGAGCTGAAAAAGCGTCAAGGGTATTTCTAA
- the cysN gene encoding sulfate adenylyltransferase subunit CysN — MNNAIAQQIADQGGVESYLHAQQHKSLLRFLTCGSVDDGKSTLIGRLLHDTRQIYEDQLSTLHSDSKRIGTQGEKLDLALLVDGLQAEREQGITIDVAYRYFSTEKRKFIIADTPGHEQYTRNMATGASTCDLAILLIDARKGVLDQTRRHSFIATLLGIRHLVVAVNKMDLVDYQEAVFEQFKQDYLTFAQQLPGDLDIKFVPLSALDGDNVASESAHMPWYSGPTLLEVLESVDVISERENQPLRFPVQYVNRPNLDFRGYAGTLSAGVVRVGQRIKVLPSGVESSVARIVTFDGDLQEAVPGEAITLVLKDEVDISRGDLLVDAGENLQAAQSARVDVVWMAEQPLVPGQSYDIKIAGKKTRARVESIRHQVEINTLAQHPADTLPLNGIGLVELTFDEPLVLDSYQSNHDTGGLIFIDRMSNVTVGAGLVRETLQAASAARGEFSAFELELNALVRKHFPHWGARDLLGGR, encoded by the coding sequence ATGAACAACGCAATTGCACAACAAATCGCTGACCAGGGCGGCGTCGAGTCCTACCTGCACGCGCAGCAGCACAAGAGCCTGCTGCGCTTTCTGACCTGCGGCAGCGTCGATGATGGCAAAAGCACCCTGATTGGCCGCCTGCTGCACGATACCCGCCAGATCTACGAGGATCAGCTGTCGACGCTGCACAGCGACAGCAAACGCATCGGTACTCAGGGCGAAAAGCTCGACCTGGCGCTGCTGGTGGACGGCCTGCAGGCCGAGCGCGAGCAGGGCATCACCATCGACGTGGCCTATCGCTATTTCTCGACCGAAAAACGTAAATTTATCATCGCCGATACCCCGGGGCATGAGCAGTACACCCGCAACATGGCCACCGGCGCCTCGACCTGCGATCTGGCGATCCTGTTGATCGACGCGCGCAAAGGGGTGCTGGATCAGACTCGCCGCCACAGCTTTATCGCGACCCTGCTGGGCATTCGCCATCTGGTGGTCGCGGTAAACAAAATGGATCTGGTGGACTATCAGGAAGCGGTGTTCGAGCAGTTCAAACAGGATTACCTGACCTTCGCCCAGCAGTTGCCCGGCGATCTGGACATCAAGTTCGTGCCGTTGTCGGCGCTGGACGGCGACAACGTGGCGAGCGAAAGCGCCCATATGCCGTGGTACAGCGGCCCGACGCTGCTGGAAGTGCTGGAGAGCGTTGATGTGATCAGCGAGCGAGAAAACCAGCCGCTGCGTTTCCCGGTACAGTACGTCAACCGCCCGAACCTCGATTTTCGCGGTTATGCCGGCACGCTGTCCGCCGGCGTGGTGCGGGTGGGGCAACGCATCAAAGTGCTGCCTTCCGGCGTGGAGTCCAGCGTGGCGCGCATCGTGACTTTTGACGGCGATCTGCAAGAAGCGGTGCCGGGCGAGGCGATTACGCTGGTGCTGAAAGATGAAGTGGACATCAGCCGCGGCGATTTGCTGGTCGACGCCGGCGAAAACCTGCAGGCGGCGCAGAGCGCGCGGGTGGACGTGGTATGGATGGCCGAGCAGCCGCTGGTGCCGGGCCAGAGCTACGACATCAAGATCGCCGGCAAAAAGACCCGCGCCCGCGTGGAGAGCATCCGCCATCAGGTGGAGATCAACACGCTGGCGCAACACCCGGCCGATACATTGCCGCTCAACGGCATCGGGTTGGTGGAGCTGACCTTCGACGAACCTCTGGTGCTGGACAGCTATCAGAGCAATCACGACACCGGCGGGCTGATCTTCATCGATCGCATGAGCAACGTCACGGTTGGCGCCGGTCTGGTGCGTGAAACGCTGCAGGCCGCATCGGCGGCGCGCGGAGAATTCAGCGCCTTCGAGCTGGAGCTGAATGCGCTGGTGCGCAAGCACTTCCCGCACTGGGGCGCCCGCGATCTGCTCGGTGGCCGATAA